The following proteins are co-located in the Microplitis demolitor isolate Queensland-Clemson2020A chromosome 5, iyMicDemo2.1a, whole genome shotgun sequence genome:
- the LOC103571951 gene encoding oxysterol-binding protein 1 isoform X1, translating to MGEPKAQHGAQEMKGWLFKWTNYLKGYQRRWFVLSNGLLSYYRAEPKGGPKISTRRKRRAGSASENPAEMAHTCRGAISLHGALIHTVDACTFVVSNGGTQTFHIKAATEVERQQWVTALELAKAKAIQAMESEEEEEEYQDNDSHKGENTSIIKDLTERLKDLQSCYELISKRGTMLTRSLVDLESLESASPDTAAKIKTVSERATLFRIAANAMISTSSDYLQLAQQQEPKWKKMLQHERDQKVRIEKMVEQLARQHSHLEEAAQHALPPGIPAGNHRSTHSVANTSPSEDDEDNVEFYDAEESDTFTLAIPGSTTGNSLSRERVRNDSQGSDDGSSSEGDPAPMSTNDPSRADTFLIVTDSSASPQTSRTATDLDNSAWKNDTDGNNTGMTTVSKRQRRTRVPEKPNYPLNLWSIMKNCIGKELSKIPMPVNFSEPLSMLQRLTEDYEYADILDRAAECTDSCEQMAYVAAFTVSSYSTTATRTGKPFNPLLGETYECDRTDDLGWRAISEQVSHHPPMVAQFCEGRAWRCWQEFTMASKFRGKYLQVIPLGTAHLEFDKKINDKSNHYTWRKVTTTVHNIIVGKLWVDQSGDMDIINHTDGTKCHLKYIPYSYFSRDSQRKVKGVVMNADKEVKWVVQGTWDAKIEIAPVISTSGSPDNPVYKTGPYTLAWKRNMPPEDCEKYYSFTELACQLNEPEEGVAPTDSRIRPDQRLMENGLWDEANKEKLRLEEKQRAVRRARESEAEKAAAQGLPYRGYEPVWFSKQEDTITGSLCHTYDHEYWECKNKGDWSRCPNIF from the exons atgggtGAACCAAAAGCACAGCACGGTGCTCAAGAAATGAAGGGTTGGCTTTTCAAGTGGACTAATTATCTAAAAGGTTACCAACGGAGGTGGTTCGTCCTGTCAAATGGCCTCCTGTCATACTATag GGCTGAACCAAAGGGGGGGCCAAAGATATCGACAAGACGCAAGCGGAGGGCTGGCAGTGCCTccga AAATCCAGCCGAAATGGCTCACACATGCAGAGGGGCTATATCACTTCATGGGGCCTTAATTCATACTGTGGATGCATGTACTTTCGTTGTAAGCAACGGTGGTACCCAAACATTTCACATAAAAGCAGCAACTGAAGTGGAACGACAACAATGGGTTACTGCTTTAGAATTAGCTAAAGCCAAAGCAATACAAGCCATGGAGTCAG AAGAAGAGGAGGAAGAGTACCAAGACAATGACAGCCACAAAGGAGAGAACACATCAATAATAAAGGACCTGACGGAACGTTTGAAAGATTTACAATCTTGCTATGAATTGATATCAAAACGTGGGACCATGCTGACGCGGTCTCTTGTGGATCTAGAGTCACTTGAATCGGCTAGTCCGGATACTGCTGCTAAAATAAAAACCGTCAGTGAACGCGCTACTTTATTTCGTATTGCTGCAAATGCTATGATTAGT acGAGTAGTGATTACCTTCAATTGGCCCAACAACAAGAACCAAAATGGAAGAAAATGCTTCAACATGAACGAGATCAAAAGGTACGAATTGAAAAAATGGTTGAACAACTAGCACGACAACATTCTCATCTAGAAGAGGCTGCACAACATGCTTTACCACCTGGAATACCTGCAGGAAATCATCGTTCTACAC atTCAGTAGCGAATACTTCACCATCGGAAGACGACGAAGATAATGTTGAGTTTTATGATGCCGAAGAGTCTGATACATTCACGTTAGCTATTCCTGGCAGTACAACGGGTAACTCACTATCACGTGAACGAGTCAGAAACGATTCACAAGGGAGTGATGATGGATCTAGTTCTGAAGGGGATCCAGCACCAATGTCTACCAACGATCCATCCAGAGCAGACACTTTTCTTATCGTGACCGATTCTTCAGCGTCGCCACAAACTTCCAGAACCGCTACCGATCTGGacaat tCGGCCTGGAAAAATGATACCGATGGGAATAATACCGGGATGACAACTGTAAGTAAACGACAGCGAAGAACTCGAGTACCAGAGAAACCAAATTATCCATTAAATTTATGGagtattatgaaaaattgtatTGGCAAGGAATTGTCGAAAATTCCAATGCCTGTTAATTTTTCTGAGCCTCTTAGTATGTTACAACGTTTGACTGAAGATTATGAATACGCCGATATACTCGAcag agCAGCTGAATGTACTGACAGTTGTGAACAAATGGCCTACGTGGCAGCTTTTACAGTTTCCAGTTATTCAACAACTGCAACTAGAACTGGAAAACCCTTTAATCCTCTTTTAGGTGAAACATACGAATGTGATCGAACTGACGATCTTGGATGGCGAGCAATATCGGAACAAGTGTCGCATCATCCTCCAATGGTTGCTCAATTTTGTGAAGGTCGAGCGTGGCGATGTTGGCAGGAATTTACTATGGCTTCAAAATTCCGTGGTAAATATCTTCAA gtAATTCCTTTGGGTACTGCACATTTagagtttgataaaaaaataaatgataagtcTAATCACTATACGTGGCGAAAAGTAACGACTACTGTACACAATATTATTGTTGGTAAACTATGGGTAGATCAAAGTGGTGACATGGATATTATTAATCATACTGATGGTACTAAATGTCACCTTAAGTACATTCCGTACTCATATTTTTCGCGTGATAGTCAACGAAAAGTAAAAGGAGTTGTTATGAATGCTGACAAAGAAGTTAAATGGGTTGTTCAGGGTACTTGGGATGCTAAAATTGAAATTGCACCTGTTATCAGTACTTCCGGTAGTCCCGATAATCCAGTATATAAAACAGGCCCATATACACTTGCTTGGAAACGAAATATGCCTcc agaagattgtgaaaaatattattcatttactgAATTAGCGTGTCAACTAAATGAACCTGAGGAAGGTGTAGCACCAACAGATTCACGAATAAGACCCGATCAAAGGTTAATGGAAAATGGGTTGTGGGATGAAgcgaataaagaaaaattacgaCTTGAAGAAAAACAAAGAGCAGTAAGACGTGCACGTGAGAGTGAGGCTGAAAAAGCTGCTGCTCAAG gaTTGCCATATAGAGGATACGAACCCGTTTGGTTTTCAAAACAAGAAGATACGATTACGGGTAGCCTATGTCATACTTACGACCATGAATATTGggaatgtaaaaataaaggcGACTGGTCACGATgtccaaatatattttaa
- the LOC103571951 gene encoding oxysterol-binding protein 1 isoform X2, whose amino-acid sequence MGEPKAQHGAQEMKGWLFKWTNYLKGYQRRWFVLSNGLLSYYRAEPKGGPKISTRRKRRAGSASENPAEMAHTCRGAISLHGALIHTVDACTFVVSNGGTQTFHIKAATEVERQQWVTALELAKAKAIQAMESEEEEEYQDNDSHKGENTSIIKDLTERLKDLQSCYELISKRGTMLTRSLVDLESLESASPDTAAKIKTVSERATLFRIAANAMISTSSDYLQLAQQQEPKWKKMLQHERDQKVRIEKMVEQLARQHSHLEEAAQHALPPGIPAGNHRSTHSVANTSPSEDDEDNVEFYDAEESDTFTLAIPGSTTGNSLSRERVRNDSQGSDDGSSSEGDPAPMSTNDPSRADTFLIVTDSSASPQTSRTATDLDNSAWKNDTDGNNTGMTTVSKRQRRTRVPEKPNYPLNLWSIMKNCIGKELSKIPMPVNFSEPLSMLQRLTEDYEYADILDRAAECTDSCEQMAYVAAFTVSSYSTTATRTGKPFNPLLGETYECDRTDDLGWRAISEQVSHHPPMVAQFCEGRAWRCWQEFTMASKFRGKYLQVIPLGTAHLEFDKKINDKSNHYTWRKVTTTVHNIIVGKLWVDQSGDMDIINHTDGTKCHLKYIPYSYFSRDSQRKVKGVVMNADKEVKWVVQGTWDAKIEIAPVISTSGSPDNPVYKTGPYTLAWKRNMPPEDCEKYYSFTELACQLNEPEEGVAPTDSRIRPDQRLMENGLWDEANKEKLRLEEKQRAVRRARESEAEKAAAQGLPYRGYEPVWFSKQEDTITGSLCHTYDHEYWECKNKGDWSRCPNIF is encoded by the exons atgggtGAACCAAAAGCACAGCACGGTGCTCAAGAAATGAAGGGTTGGCTTTTCAAGTGGACTAATTATCTAAAAGGTTACCAACGGAGGTGGTTCGTCCTGTCAAATGGCCTCCTGTCATACTATag GGCTGAACCAAAGGGGGGGCCAAAGATATCGACAAGACGCAAGCGGAGGGCTGGCAGTGCCTccga AAATCCAGCCGAAATGGCTCACACATGCAGAGGGGCTATATCACTTCATGGGGCCTTAATTCATACTGTGGATGCATGTACTTTCGTTGTAAGCAACGGTGGTACCCAAACATTTCACATAAAAGCAGCAACTGAAGTGGAACGACAACAATGGGTTACTGCTTTAGAATTAGCTAAAGCCAAAGCAATACAAGCCATGGAGTCAG AAGAGGAGGAAGAGTACCAAGACAATGACAGCCACAAAGGAGAGAACACATCAATAATAAAGGACCTGACGGAACGTTTGAAAGATTTACAATCTTGCTATGAATTGATATCAAAACGTGGGACCATGCTGACGCGGTCTCTTGTGGATCTAGAGTCACTTGAATCGGCTAGTCCGGATACTGCTGCTAAAATAAAAACCGTCAGTGAACGCGCTACTTTATTTCGTATTGCTGCAAATGCTATGATTAGT acGAGTAGTGATTACCTTCAATTGGCCCAACAACAAGAACCAAAATGGAAGAAAATGCTTCAACATGAACGAGATCAAAAGGTACGAATTGAAAAAATGGTTGAACAACTAGCACGACAACATTCTCATCTAGAAGAGGCTGCACAACATGCTTTACCACCTGGAATACCTGCAGGAAATCATCGTTCTACAC atTCAGTAGCGAATACTTCACCATCGGAAGACGACGAAGATAATGTTGAGTTTTATGATGCCGAAGAGTCTGATACATTCACGTTAGCTATTCCTGGCAGTACAACGGGTAACTCACTATCACGTGAACGAGTCAGAAACGATTCACAAGGGAGTGATGATGGATCTAGTTCTGAAGGGGATCCAGCACCAATGTCTACCAACGATCCATCCAGAGCAGACACTTTTCTTATCGTGACCGATTCTTCAGCGTCGCCACAAACTTCCAGAACCGCTACCGATCTGGacaat tCGGCCTGGAAAAATGATACCGATGGGAATAATACCGGGATGACAACTGTAAGTAAACGACAGCGAAGAACTCGAGTACCAGAGAAACCAAATTATCCATTAAATTTATGGagtattatgaaaaattgtatTGGCAAGGAATTGTCGAAAATTCCAATGCCTGTTAATTTTTCTGAGCCTCTTAGTATGTTACAACGTTTGACTGAAGATTATGAATACGCCGATATACTCGAcag agCAGCTGAATGTACTGACAGTTGTGAACAAATGGCCTACGTGGCAGCTTTTACAGTTTCCAGTTATTCAACAACTGCAACTAGAACTGGAAAACCCTTTAATCCTCTTTTAGGTGAAACATACGAATGTGATCGAACTGACGATCTTGGATGGCGAGCAATATCGGAACAAGTGTCGCATCATCCTCCAATGGTTGCTCAATTTTGTGAAGGTCGAGCGTGGCGATGTTGGCAGGAATTTACTATGGCTTCAAAATTCCGTGGTAAATATCTTCAA gtAATTCCTTTGGGTACTGCACATTTagagtttgataaaaaaataaatgataagtcTAATCACTATACGTGGCGAAAAGTAACGACTACTGTACACAATATTATTGTTGGTAAACTATGGGTAGATCAAAGTGGTGACATGGATATTATTAATCATACTGATGGTACTAAATGTCACCTTAAGTACATTCCGTACTCATATTTTTCGCGTGATAGTCAACGAAAAGTAAAAGGAGTTGTTATGAATGCTGACAAAGAAGTTAAATGGGTTGTTCAGGGTACTTGGGATGCTAAAATTGAAATTGCACCTGTTATCAGTACTTCCGGTAGTCCCGATAATCCAGTATATAAAACAGGCCCATATACACTTGCTTGGAAACGAAATATGCCTcc agaagattgtgaaaaatattattcatttactgAATTAGCGTGTCAACTAAATGAACCTGAGGAAGGTGTAGCACCAACAGATTCACGAATAAGACCCGATCAAAGGTTAATGGAAAATGGGTTGTGGGATGAAgcgaataaagaaaaattacgaCTTGAAGAAAAACAAAGAGCAGTAAGACGTGCACGTGAGAGTGAGGCTGAAAAAGCTGCTGCTCAAG gaTTGCCATATAGAGGATACGAACCCGTTTGGTTTTCAAAACAAGAAGATACGATTACGGGTAGCCTATGTCATACTTACGACCATGAATATTGggaatgtaaaaataaaggcGACTGGTCACGATgtccaaatatattttaa
- the LOC103571951 gene encoding oxysterol-binding protein 1 isoform X3 yields MGEPKAQHGAQEMKGWLFKWTNYLKGYQRRWFVLSNGLLSYYRNPAEMAHTCRGAISLHGALIHTVDACTFVVSNGGTQTFHIKAATEVERQQWVTALELAKAKAIQAMESEEEEEEYQDNDSHKGENTSIIKDLTERLKDLQSCYELISKRGTMLTRSLVDLESLESASPDTAAKIKTVSERATLFRIAANAMISTSSDYLQLAQQQEPKWKKMLQHERDQKVRIEKMVEQLARQHSHLEEAAQHALPPGIPAGNHRSTHSVANTSPSEDDEDNVEFYDAEESDTFTLAIPGSTTGNSLSRERVRNDSQGSDDGSSSEGDPAPMSTNDPSRADTFLIVTDSSASPQTSRTATDLDNSAWKNDTDGNNTGMTTVSKRQRRTRVPEKPNYPLNLWSIMKNCIGKELSKIPMPVNFSEPLSMLQRLTEDYEYADILDRAAECTDSCEQMAYVAAFTVSSYSTTATRTGKPFNPLLGETYECDRTDDLGWRAISEQVSHHPPMVAQFCEGRAWRCWQEFTMASKFRGKYLQVIPLGTAHLEFDKKINDKSNHYTWRKVTTTVHNIIVGKLWVDQSGDMDIINHTDGTKCHLKYIPYSYFSRDSQRKVKGVVMNADKEVKWVVQGTWDAKIEIAPVISTSGSPDNPVYKTGPYTLAWKRNMPPEDCEKYYSFTELACQLNEPEEGVAPTDSRIRPDQRLMENGLWDEANKEKLRLEEKQRAVRRARESEAEKAAAQGLPYRGYEPVWFSKQEDTITGSLCHTYDHEYWECKNKGDWSRCPNIF; encoded by the exons atgggtGAACCAAAAGCACAGCACGGTGCTCAAGAAATGAAGGGTTGGCTTTTCAAGTGGACTAATTATCTAAAAGGTTACCAACGGAGGTGGTTCGTCCTGTCAAATGGCCTCCTGTCATACTATag AAATCCAGCCGAAATGGCTCACACATGCAGAGGGGCTATATCACTTCATGGGGCCTTAATTCATACTGTGGATGCATGTACTTTCGTTGTAAGCAACGGTGGTACCCAAACATTTCACATAAAAGCAGCAACTGAAGTGGAACGACAACAATGGGTTACTGCTTTAGAATTAGCTAAAGCCAAAGCAATACAAGCCATGGAGTCAG AAGAAGAGGAGGAAGAGTACCAAGACAATGACAGCCACAAAGGAGAGAACACATCAATAATAAAGGACCTGACGGAACGTTTGAAAGATTTACAATCTTGCTATGAATTGATATCAAAACGTGGGACCATGCTGACGCGGTCTCTTGTGGATCTAGAGTCACTTGAATCGGCTAGTCCGGATACTGCTGCTAAAATAAAAACCGTCAGTGAACGCGCTACTTTATTTCGTATTGCTGCAAATGCTATGATTAGT acGAGTAGTGATTACCTTCAATTGGCCCAACAACAAGAACCAAAATGGAAGAAAATGCTTCAACATGAACGAGATCAAAAGGTACGAATTGAAAAAATGGTTGAACAACTAGCACGACAACATTCTCATCTAGAAGAGGCTGCACAACATGCTTTACCACCTGGAATACCTGCAGGAAATCATCGTTCTACAC atTCAGTAGCGAATACTTCACCATCGGAAGACGACGAAGATAATGTTGAGTTTTATGATGCCGAAGAGTCTGATACATTCACGTTAGCTATTCCTGGCAGTACAACGGGTAACTCACTATCACGTGAACGAGTCAGAAACGATTCACAAGGGAGTGATGATGGATCTAGTTCTGAAGGGGATCCAGCACCAATGTCTACCAACGATCCATCCAGAGCAGACACTTTTCTTATCGTGACCGATTCTTCAGCGTCGCCACAAACTTCCAGAACCGCTACCGATCTGGacaat tCGGCCTGGAAAAATGATACCGATGGGAATAATACCGGGATGACAACTGTAAGTAAACGACAGCGAAGAACTCGAGTACCAGAGAAACCAAATTATCCATTAAATTTATGGagtattatgaaaaattgtatTGGCAAGGAATTGTCGAAAATTCCAATGCCTGTTAATTTTTCTGAGCCTCTTAGTATGTTACAACGTTTGACTGAAGATTATGAATACGCCGATATACTCGAcag agCAGCTGAATGTACTGACAGTTGTGAACAAATGGCCTACGTGGCAGCTTTTACAGTTTCCAGTTATTCAACAACTGCAACTAGAACTGGAAAACCCTTTAATCCTCTTTTAGGTGAAACATACGAATGTGATCGAACTGACGATCTTGGATGGCGAGCAATATCGGAACAAGTGTCGCATCATCCTCCAATGGTTGCTCAATTTTGTGAAGGTCGAGCGTGGCGATGTTGGCAGGAATTTACTATGGCTTCAAAATTCCGTGGTAAATATCTTCAA gtAATTCCTTTGGGTACTGCACATTTagagtttgataaaaaaataaatgataagtcTAATCACTATACGTGGCGAAAAGTAACGACTACTGTACACAATATTATTGTTGGTAAACTATGGGTAGATCAAAGTGGTGACATGGATATTATTAATCATACTGATGGTACTAAATGTCACCTTAAGTACATTCCGTACTCATATTTTTCGCGTGATAGTCAACGAAAAGTAAAAGGAGTTGTTATGAATGCTGACAAAGAAGTTAAATGGGTTGTTCAGGGTACTTGGGATGCTAAAATTGAAATTGCACCTGTTATCAGTACTTCCGGTAGTCCCGATAATCCAGTATATAAAACAGGCCCATATACACTTGCTTGGAAACGAAATATGCCTcc agaagattgtgaaaaatattattcatttactgAATTAGCGTGTCAACTAAATGAACCTGAGGAAGGTGTAGCACCAACAGATTCACGAATAAGACCCGATCAAAGGTTAATGGAAAATGGGTTGTGGGATGAAgcgaataaagaaaaattacgaCTTGAAGAAAAACAAAGAGCAGTAAGACGTGCACGTGAGAGTGAGGCTGAAAAAGCTGCTGCTCAAG gaTTGCCATATAGAGGATACGAACCCGTTTGGTTTTCAAAACAAGAAGATACGATTACGGGTAGCCTATGTCATACTTACGACCATGAATATTGggaatgtaaaaataaaggcGACTGGTCACGATgtccaaatatattttaa
- the LOC103571950 gene encoding 14-3-3 protein epsilon, with amino-acid sequence MAEREDNVYKAKLAEQAERYDEMVEAMKKVASLDVELTVEERNLLSVAYKNVIGARRASWRIISSIEQKEENKGAEEKLEMIRQYRSQVEKELRDICADILDVLDKHLIPCASTGESKVFYYKMKGDYHRYLAEFAIGTDRKEAAEKSLIAYKEASEIAMTGLPPTHPIRLGLALNFSVFYYEILNSPDRACRLAKAAFDDAIAELDTLSEESYKDSTLIMQLLRDNLTLWTSDMQGDGDGEQKEQTQDVDDQDVS; translated from the exons atggcCGAACGTGAGGATAATGTCTACAAGGCAAAGCTTGCCGAACAGGCGGAGCGTTATGATG AAATGGTTGAGGCAATGAAAAAAGTTGCTTCCTTAGACGTCGAGTTAACTGTAGAGGAGAGAAATTTATTGTCTGTTGCATACAAGAATGTTATTGGTGCTAGAAGAGCTTCCTGGCGGATAATTTCTAGTATCGAacaaaaagaagaaaataaaggaGCGGAAGAAAAACTCGAAATGATTCGTCAATACAGATCTCAAGTTGAAAAAGAGCTTAGAGACATTTGCGCGGACATTCTCGATGTCCTCGATAAGCATCTCATTCCTTGCGCCTCAACAGGCGAGTCCAAAGTCTTCTATTACAAAAT gaagGGTGATTACCATCGTTACCTAGCAGAATTTGCTATTGGCACTGACAGGAAAGAAGCCGCTGAGAAGTCCTTAATAGCATACAAAGAAGCGAGTGAAATCGCAATGACAGGACTCCCTCCTACTCATCCAATTCGTTTAGGATTAGCCCTAAACTTTTCCGTCTTTTATTATGAGATATTGAATAGTCCAGACCGAGCATGTCGTTTGGCAAAAGCAGCTTTCGATGATGCCATTGCTGAACTCGATACTCTATCTGAAGAGAGCTACAAAGATTCTACCCTTATTATGCAACTACTCAGGGACAACCTCACTTTATGGACCTCGGACATGCAGGGTGATG GTGATGGCGAACAAAAAGAACAAACGCAAGATGTAGACGATCAGGATGTATCGTAA